The Ensifer adhaerens genome contains a region encoding:
- a CDS encoding Lrp/AsnC family transcriptional regulator, with protein MDTVDRKIVEILAEDARRSLTDIGAAVELSPSAVNERIRRLVANGVIRNFTVEVDHRALGLDVLAFVWVGLAQDADEAAFRAFMADHPAVAECHHVTGAWSYCVKVRMPSLGDLEPFLAELKQRRFLARSETVIALSSVRESLATTVPRA; from the coding sequence ATGGATACGGTGGACAGAAAAATCGTCGAGATTCTCGCCGAGGACGCGAGGCGGTCGCTGACCGACATCGGCGCTGCGGTTGAGCTTTCGCCCTCCGCCGTCAACGAGCGCATCCGTCGGCTCGTCGCCAATGGCGTGATCCGAAATTTCACCGTCGAGGTCGACCATCGCGCACTCGGCCTCGACGTACTCGCCTTCGTGTGGGTCGGCTTGGCGCAGGATGCGGACGAGGCAGCGTTCCGTGCCTTCATGGCCGATCATCCGGCCGTGGCCGAATGCCACCACGTGACCGGCGCATGGTCCTATTGCGTCAAGGTCCGGATGCCCTCGCTCGGCGACCTCGAACCGTTCCTTGCCGAGTTGAAGCAACGGCGGTTCCTGGCACGAAGCGAAACGGTGATCGCGCTGTCGAGCGTCCGGGAAAGCCTGGCAACGACTGTGCCGCGCGCCTGA
- a CDS encoding LysE family translocator, with protein sequence MSTLLFGKSLLVGLAVAAPLGPIGALCINRTLERGFWAGVAGGLGTAAADATYAALAAIGFAAFAAVLSMITVPLGLAGGLFMIWLGWSGLRPKPVTAAADVGGRDLIRTTIATFLLTMTSPATILSFAAIFAGLGLAETGNASSAAIVVMGVFLGSLGWWFFLSGGVAIARTRLPDSFVAWVSRVSGLVLIAFGIIAIAAAAKGLA encoded by the coding sequence ATGTCTACACTGCTGTTTGGAAAAAGCCTTCTCGTCGGCCTCGCGGTCGCGGCCCCGCTCGGCCCCATCGGGGCGCTCTGCATCAACCGCACACTGGAGCGCGGCTTCTGGGCGGGCGTCGCCGGGGGGCTCGGAACAGCCGCCGCCGACGCCACCTATGCAGCACTCGCGGCGATCGGTTTTGCTGCCTTTGCCGCGGTGCTTTCAATGATCACAGTCCCGCTCGGTCTTGCCGGCGGACTGTTCATGATCTGGCTCGGCTGGAGCGGATTGCGACCTAAACCGGTGACGGCGGCGGCCGACGTCGGCGGCCGCGATCTCATCCGTACGACCATCGCCACCTTTCTCCTGACAATGACCAGTCCAGCGACAATCCTCTCCTTTGCCGCGATCTTCGCCGGCCTGGGGCTGGCCGAAACGGGCAACGCGTCAAGCGCTGCCATCGTCGTCATGGGCGTCTTCCTCGGATCGCTCGGCTGGTGGTTCTTCTTGAGCGGCGGAGTGGCGATCGCCCGGACACGGCTGCCCGACAGCTTCGTCGCCTGGGTGTCGCGCGTTTCGGGCCTGGTCCTGATCGCCTTCGGCATCATCGCCATCGCCGCCGCCGCCAAGGGCTTGGCCTAG
- a CDS encoding LacI family DNA-binding transcriptional regulator has protein sequence MASSGKKKATIYDLSVLSGSSPSTVSAVLNGTWQKRRIKESTAELIRSLAETHQYTANRQARGLRSSRSGLIGLLLPIHDNRYFSSMAQTFEAHVRSKGQCPIVVSASRDPKEERKTAETLISYSIDELFICGATDPDGVHEVCEAAGLKHINIDLPGTKVPSVISDNYEGGRMLTEAIIRHFQASGPLQPHELYLFGGRNDHASRERIRGFRAVKNELLGADPDECIQPTGYAPNNARLAFEAFYEKHGKLPRGLFVNSSINFEGLLRFMAGHPHENFADLVVGCYDYDPFASFLPFPVIMIRQDVEGMITKAFDVIEEARPQPRIHLIQPELVQPRTALTGPLDALKDIE, from the coding sequence ATGGCCAGCAGCGGCAAAAAGAAAGCGACGATCTACGACCTGTCGGTGCTATCCGGCAGCTCACCTTCAACCGTAAGTGCTGTTTTGAACGGCACCTGGCAGAAGCGACGGATCAAGGAAAGCACGGCGGAACTGATCCGCAGCCTCGCCGAGACGCACCAGTACACGGCCAACCGCCAGGCGCGTGGCTTGCGCAGTTCGCGTTCGGGGCTGATCGGCCTGCTCTTGCCGATCCACGACAACCGCTATTTCTCGTCGATGGCGCAAACCTTCGAGGCGCATGTCAGAAGCAAGGGACAGTGCCCGATCGTCGTCAGCGCCAGCCGCGATCCGAAAGAGGAGCGCAAGACCGCGGAGACGCTGATCTCCTATTCGATCGACGAGTTGTTCATCTGCGGCGCCACCGATCCCGACGGTGTGCACGAGGTTTGCGAGGCGGCCGGCCTCAAGCACATCAACATCGACCTGCCCGGCACCAAGGTCCCCTCCGTCATCAGCGACAACTACGAAGGCGGACGGATGCTGACGGAGGCGATCATCCGCCACTTCCAGGCATCAGGCCCGCTGCAACCGCACGAACTTTACCTCTTCGGCGGCCGCAACGACCATGCCAGCCGCGAGCGCATCCGCGGCTTCCGCGCCGTCAAGAACGAATTGCTCGGTGCCGATCCGGACGAATGCATCCAGCCGACCGGCTATGCGCCGAACAATGCCAGGCTCGCTTTCGAGGCCTTTTACGAGAAGCACGGCAAGCTGCCGCGCGGCCTCTTCGTCAACTCTTCGATCAACTTCGAAGGCCTGCTTCGCTTCATGGCAGGACATCCGCACGAGAACTTCGCCGACCTCGTCGTCGGTTGCTACGACTACGATCCCTTCGCATCTTTCCTGCCCTTCCCCGTCATCATGATCCGGCAGGATGTCGAAGGCATGATCACCAAGGCCTTCGATGTCATCGAGGAGGCCCGGCCCCAGCCGCGGATCCACCTCATCCAGCCCGAACTCGTACAGCCGCGAACGGCGCTGACCGGCCCGCTCGACGCACTCAAGGACATCGAATAG
- a CDS encoding phosphatase PAP2 family protein has product MSSLYPSTATSSNSIRWLRASPREWAELARGRVEDQPIAIAGALTICAAFVFMAYPGIDLVVSRWAASAAGDFPLSREPLLRALRDFNRILPVFILPCVLALLVMQAIAPRPRLLRPHKALFFLTFYAIGPGLLIQALKRLIGRARPYDITDFGGTLPFTPAWQVSSACSRSCSFASGESATAIALVALALLLPVRWRRVAIIALVPLILAFSLNRIVFGAHFLSDVVLAWLLMLWLMTWLWSAFRDNGERIDAAMQRLGRRRNP; this is encoded by the coding sequence ATGTCCAGCCTCTACCCTTCCACGGCAACATCTTCAAACAGCATCCGATGGTTGCGCGCGAGCCCGCGCGAATGGGCCGAACTAGCCCGTGGGCGGGTTGAAGATCAGCCCATCGCGATTGCCGGCGCGCTAACCATTTGCGCGGCCTTCGTCTTCATGGCCTATCCCGGCATCGATCTCGTCGTTTCCCGCTGGGCGGCGTCCGCGGCAGGCGATTTTCCGCTTTCCCGGGAGCCCCTACTCAGAGCGCTTCGCGACTTCAATCGCATCCTGCCGGTCTTCATTCTACCCTGCGTCCTGGCGCTGCTGGTCATGCAGGCGATTGCACCGCGCCCGCGACTGCTGCGGCCGCACAAGGCACTATTCTTTCTCACCTTCTATGCCATCGGCCCCGGGCTGCTCATCCAGGCATTGAAGCGGCTGATCGGCCGCGCCCGGCCCTATGACATTACGGATTTCGGTGGCACCCTGCCGTTCACGCCCGCCTGGCAGGTCTCAAGCGCCTGTTCGCGCAGTTGTTCCTTCGCATCAGGCGAATCCGCAACAGCGATTGCACTCGTTGCACTCGCGCTGCTTCTGCCCGTTCGGTGGAGGCGTGTCGCGATCATCGCGCTTGTCCCGTTGATCCTCGCCTTCTCGCTCAACCGCATCGTGTTTGGCGCTCACTTCCTCTCCGACGTCGTGCTCGCCTGGCTTTTGATGCTGTGGCTGATGACGTGGCTTTGGTCGGCCTTCCGGGACAACGGCGAACGCATCGACGCCGCCATGCAACGGCTCGGGCGGCGGCGAAATCCGTAG
- a CDS encoding DUF535 family protein, producing the protein MSLEIRQEYCADLRLPVQDSATFGGEPLAPSGRSVAAPSGREQSRAKTSILGHVLKLGLRVSLKRAVVFSMRFVRHPFLTARWIAFLGEFGERYCLGLPHDDLVRKSIPTFFLHGASSSERLDLLLNHFDVASEVLSRRSLMALWRGGALEMGTVAGRGENYRIQLQLADHCGARHEGAFAIRLRRQSDEYTLCTVGFVFVRCNDDTYSLAIGGMQGPKGEDAKRALITATRDLGGLRPKDAALLVLQGLVTEGHAACIHAVSNERHVINRRRLKRRRMMMADLDAYWRDRGGIPSEPFGFRLAIADGKAAPEGNRRDQSKRAFRDIGAWFY; encoded by the coding sequence ATGTCCCTGGAAATCAGGCAGGAATACTGCGCGGATCTGCGGTTGCCCGTTCAAGACAGCGCGACATTTGGCGGTGAGCCCTTAGCGCCTTCCGGGCGCTCGGTGGCTGCACCGAGCGGAAGGGAGCAGTCGCGAGCCAAGACATCGATTCTGGGCCACGTCCTGAAGCTCGGCCTCAGGGTCAGCCTGAAACGCGCCGTCGTCTTCTCGATGCGGTTTGTGCGCCATCCCTTCCTCACCGCGCGCTGGATCGCCTTTCTCGGGGAGTTCGGTGAACGCTATTGCCTGGGGCTGCCGCATGACGATCTCGTGCGTAAATCGATCCCGACCTTCTTCCTGCACGGCGCGTCCTCGTCCGAGCGGCTCGACTTGCTGCTCAATCATTTCGACGTCGCGAGCGAGGTCCTCTCGCGCCGCTCGCTGATGGCGCTCTGGCGCGGGGGCGCGCTGGAAATGGGAACGGTCGCCGGGCGCGGCGAGAACTATCGCATCCAGCTACAATTGGCGGACCATTGCGGCGCCCGCCACGAGGGCGCCTTCGCAATCCGGCTTCGCCGTCAGAGCGACGAATACACGCTGTGCACGGTCGGTTTCGTCTTCGTGCGCTGCAATGACGATACCTACAGTCTTGCGATCGGTGGGATGCAGGGGCCGAAGGGCGAAGACGCAAAGCGAGCGCTGATTACGGCAACACGTGATCTTGGCGGTTTGCGTCCCAAGGATGCAGCACTGCTCGTTCTCCAGGGGCTGGTGACGGAAGGCCATGCAGCCTGCATCCATGCGGTATCGAATGAAAGGCATGTCATCAATCGCCGTCGCCTCAAGCGGCGAAGGATGATGATGGCAGACCTCGACGCCTATTGGCGCGATCGCGGCGGGATACCGTCCGAGCCTTTCGGTTTCCGTCTTGCCATTGCAGACGGCAAGGCTGCGCCCGAGGGCAATCGACGCGACCAAAGCAAGCGGGCGTTTCGCGACATCGGCGCCTGGTTCTATTGA
- a CDS encoding response regulator, with the protein MVDKGLILLAEDEPEIAQILDAYLVRDGFRTVRAADGETALTHHAVLSPDLVLLDVRMPKLDGFEVLARLRREGNTPVIMVTALAEDLDRLTGLRLGADDYVVKPFNPQEVVARVNAVLRRTRNGAGATVLRFENVEVDLDAHVAFVEKSGRRHSVPLTLSEFRILAHMIRRPTHAFDRADILDACLPDSDALARTVDTHIANLRRKLEDLGASGLFSAVRGVGYRFVEPR; encoded by the coding sequence ATGGTCGACAAGGGTCTCATCCTTTTGGCGGAGGACGAGCCGGAGATCGCGCAGATCCTGGATGCCTATCTGGTGCGCGATGGTTTCAGGACTGTGCGTGCTGCCGATGGCGAAACGGCGCTGACGCATCATGCGGTGCTGTCGCCCGACCTGGTATTGCTCGACGTGCGCATGCCGAAGCTCGATGGCTTCGAGGTCCTCGCCCGCCTTCGGCGCGAAGGCAATACACCGGTCATCATGGTCACCGCTCTGGCCGAGGATCTCGACCGGCTGACCGGCCTCAGGCTCGGTGCCGACGACTACGTGGTCAAGCCGTTCAATCCGCAGGAGGTGGTGGCGCGCGTCAACGCGGTGCTCCGGCGCACCCGGAACGGCGCCGGCGCAACGGTGCTTCGCTTCGAGAATGTGGAAGTCGATCTCGATGCTCACGTCGCCTTCGTTGAAAAGAGCGGCCGCCGACACTCGGTGCCGCTGACGCTCAGCGAATTCCGCATCCTCGCCCACATGATCCGCCGCCCGACGCATGCCTTCGACCGCGCCGATATCCTCGACGCCTGCCTGCCGGACAGCGATGCACTGGCCCGTACGGTCGATACCCATATCGCCAATCTCAGGCGCAAGCTTGAGGATCTCGGTGCCAGCGGCCTCTTCAGTGCCGTTCGCGGTGTCGGCTATCGCTTCGTGGAGCCGAGATGA
- a CDS encoding ATP-binding protein produces the protein MKISLSRLPLGILTALVTIVLLIISVFIIYAGVDFMEPRLEARLLERMPPEAAQAYTDFNSGKLPSQESLQKLLSTMPELEEWANWEVDKIILGFGATAVTFCGLVGYWLARKISRPLEVLAQATQNLRAGDFAVRVGSIRKGAKEVATLVKTFDELAAELENMENRLRFNTMAVAHELRTPLTILQGNLQGMADGVFPLEQERVQQLLVQVEGLSALVEDLRTLSLAAGQKLVTQCQSVDLAAEATQVLGASCTLLGSAGMSVETALEPVRVSGDSQRLRQALLALIENATRYAASGGVLRCETGRRGADEAFIRLLDRGPGLPDDVATHSIDLFWRGDASRSRATGGTGLGLSVVQAIAKAHGGRLEFASRAGGGAVITIVLPRAIPA, from the coding sequence ATGAAGATCAGCCTCTCGCGCCTGCCGCTCGGCATTCTCACGGCCCTGGTGACGATCGTCCTGCTCATCATCAGCGTGTTCATCATCTATGCCGGCGTCGACTTCATGGAGCCGCGGCTGGAGGCCAGGCTCCTGGAGCGGATGCCGCCGGAAGCGGCCCAAGCTTATACCGATTTCAATTCCGGCAAGCTGCCAAGCCAGGAGTCGCTGCAGAAACTACTCTCGACGATGCCCGAACTCGAGGAGTGGGCAAACTGGGAGGTGGACAAGATCATCCTCGGCTTCGGAGCGACCGCGGTGACGTTCTGCGGTCTCGTCGGCTACTGGCTGGCGCGCAAGATCAGCCGGCCGCTCGAGGTGCTCGCCCAGGCGACGCAGAACCTCAGGGCGGGCGATTTCGCTGTGCGCGTCGGATCGATCCGCAAGGGTGCCAAGGAGGTGGCAACGCTCGTGAAGACCTTCGACGAACTGGCGGCCGAGCTCGAAAACATGGAGAACCGGCTGCGTTTCAACACGATGGCGGTGGCTCACGAGTTGCGCACGCCGCTGACGATCCTTCAGGGCAATCTTCAGGGCATGGCTGATGGCGTCTTCCCCCTCGAACAGGAGAGGGTCCAGCAATTGCTGGTCCAGGTGGAGGGGCTTTCCGCTTTGGTCGAGGACCTGCGCACCCTGTCGCTCGCCGCCGGCCAGAAGCTGGTCACCCAGTGTCAATCGGTCGATCTTGCCGCGGAGGCCACCCAGGTTCTCGGAGCGTCCTGCACCTTGCTCGGTTCGGCCGGCATGTCGGTCGAGACCGCGCTGGAGCCGGTCCGGGTCTCCGGAGATTCGCAACGACTGCGTCAGGCGCTGCTGGCGCTGATCGAAAACGCGACGCGTTACGCAGCCAGTGGCGGGGTCTTGCGGTGCGAGACGGGTCGCCGCGGCGCTGACGAGGCCTTCATCCGGTTGCTGGATCGCGGTCCAGGACTGCCCGACGATGTCGCGACCCATTCGATCGATCTTTTCTGGCGCGGCGATGCCTCGCGGTCGCGGGCGACGGGCGGCACCGGTCTCGGTCTCTCCGTCGTGCAGGCGATCGCAAAGGCGCATGGCGGACGGCTGGAATTCGCGTCCCGCGCCGGTGGCGGTGCCGTGATCACGATTGTGCTGCCGCGCGCCATCCCGGCCTAG
- a CDS encoding GFA family protein: MTTVAVRKKRSLFTGGCLCGAIRFEARGAPGKPHTCSCKMCQRHSGAPTVAWVEFDKDAIAWTGPGGAPSVYRSSDYSSRAFCPACGSSIGAIDDAPVVALLLGSFDKTNSADLIPTGHSYRSTRPKWWHVEAAKPAT; this comes from the coding sequence ATGACGACCGTTGCCGTTCGGAAGAAGAGGTCGCTTTTCACCGGAGGTTGCCTCTGCGGAGCGATCCGCTTCGAGGCCAGAGGGGCGCCCGGCAAGCCGCACACATGTTCGTGCAAGATGTGCCAACGCCACTCGGGCGCGCCGACCGTGGCCTGGGTCGAATTCGACAAGGACGCAATTGCGTGGACCGGTCCGGGCGGCGCCCCTTCGGTTTACCGCTCGTCCGACTATTCCAGCCGCGCTTTCTGCCCGGCCTGCGGGAGCAGCATCGGGGCGATCGACGATGCACCCGTCGTTGCGCTGCTGCTCGGCAGCTTCGACAAGACGAATTCCGCCGATCTCATCCCCACTGGCCACAGCTACCGCTCTACGCGGCCCAAGTGGTGGCATGTGGAGGCCGCAAAACCCGCGACTTGA